One genomic segment of Methanothermobacter tenebrarum includes these proteins:
- a CDS encoding 50S ribosomal protein L39e — MSRNKHVAKKIRLSKARKQNRRVPVWVLLKTNRRVLTHPKMRHWRRTKLKV; from the coding sequence ATGAGCAGAAACAAACACGTCGCCAAGAAAATAAGACTATCAAAGGCTAGAAAACAGAATAGAAGAGTCCCAGTATGGGTTCTTTTAAAGACAAACCGTAGAGTACTCACCCACCCCAAAATGAGGCATTGGAGAAGAACCAAATTAAAAGTCTAA
- a CDS encoding 50S ribosomal protein L31e, whose protein sequence is MERTYIIPLRKVKSVPRTKRAPRAIRFIREFLKKHMKSEDIILDSSINEKVWERGIQKIPTKIKIKAIKEEDGTVKAELAE, encoded by the coding sequence ATGGAGAGAACATACATCATACCATTGAGAAAAGTCAAAAGTGTTCCAAGAACGAAAAGAGCACCCAGAGCAATAAGATTCATCCGCGAATTCCTAAAAAAACACATGAAATCAGAGGATATAATATTAGATTCATCAATCAATGAAAAAGTATGGGAAAGGGGCATACAAAAAATCCCAACAAAGATTAAAATAAAAGCCATCAAAGAAGAAGACGGGACAGTTAAAGCAGAACTAGCAGAATAA
- a CDS encoding translation initiation factor IF-6: protein MIKRTNLDGNPNIGVYISVTETQALIPFHASTKIEEIIEEVLEVEVFRATIAGSSLNGILSVGNSNGIIVSPYILEREIESLEKAGFEVFVLPEKFTAVGNLILANDYGALISPLLSDESMELIEKALEVKVEQGTIAGFNIVGSVATATNKGVLLHPKAARKELEFVEETLKVPADVGTINHGTTMIGACSIANSNGAIVSENTTGPELARIEEALGFL from the coding sequence ATGATAAAGAGAACAAACCTCGACGGAAACCCTAACATAGGAGTTTATATTTCAGTCACGGAAACCCAAGCACTCATACCATTCCATGCATCTACAAAAATAGAAGAAATAATAGAAGAAGTACTAGAAGTAGAAGTTTTCAGGGCCACCATAGCAGGCAGCAGCCTAAACGGTATATTATCCGTTGGAAACTCTAATGGTATCATAGTTTCTCCATATATACTCGAAAGAGAGATAGAATCATTGGAGAAAGCAGGTTTTGAAGTTTTCGTATTACCTGAAAAGTTCACTGCAGTAGGCAATTTAATATTAGCAAATGATTATGGCGCCCTTATAAGTCCGTTGCTTTCTGATGAGTCAATGGAATTAATAGAAAAGGCATTGGAAGTTAAAGTAGAACAGGGGACAATTGCCGGTTTCAACATTGTAGGATCCGTTGCAACAGCTACAAACAAAGGCGTACTACTACATCCAAAGGCCGCAAGGAAAGAATTAGAATTTGTCGAGGAAACTTTGAAAGTGCCAGCCGATGTTGGGACTATCAACCATGGCACGACCATGATAGGCGCATGCTCCATAGCCAATTCGAATGGGGCTATAGTAAGTGAAAATACCACAGGCCCGGAACTAGCCAGGATAGAAGAGGCTCTAGGCTTTCTCTAA
- the rpl18a gene encoding 50S ribosomal protein L18Ae, with protein MKTRIFRVKGNFMMGEKLQPFTKELKAIKKEEVYEKIYSEFGSKHGIGRNRIYIKSIEEISPDEVEDPILKAILEA; from the coding sequence ATGAAGACGAGAATATTCAGAGTTAAAGGAAATTTTATGATGGGTGAAAAATTACAGCCATTCACCAAGGAATTAAAGGCGATTAAAAAAGAAGAAGTTTATGAAAAAATATACTCTGAATTCGGCAGCAAACATGGTATAGGCCGCAACAGGATATATATAAAGAGCATAGAGGAGATCTCCCCTGATGAGGTGGAGGATCCCATATTAAAGGCTATATTGGAGGCATGA
- the pfdA gene encoding prefoldin subunit alpha, whose translation MEEQQPSDDQQRLEEIINQLSFYKEQAELIQNQIEVMRSSLTELEVLEDTLEAVEGNEGAEALVPVGAGSFIKAQLKDTDEVIMSIGAGVAMKKTLKDARKIIDEQKKELEDTIGKLSENLKKITEIVLKLSPQAEELYQKIRGSEG comes from the coding sequence ATGGAAGAACAGCAACCATCGGATGATCAGCAACGCCTAGAGGAGATTATAAACCAGCTAAGTTTTTACAAAGAGCAAGCAGAGCTGATCCAAAACCAGATAGAGGTCATGAGAAGTTCATTAACCGAACTAGAGGTGCTAGAGGATACTTTAGAGGCTGTGGAGGGTAATGAGGGTGCTGAGGCACTAGTACCGGTAGGTGCTGGTTCATTCATAAAAGCCCAGCTCAAAGACACTGACGAAGTTATAATGAGCATAGGAGCAGGTGTAGCCATGAAAAAAACACTAAAGGACGCTAGGAAGATCATAGACGAACAAAAAAAAGAATTGGAAGATACTATAGGTAAATTATCCGAAAACCTTAAAAAGATAACAGAAATAGTACTCAAATTATCCCCACAAGCAGAAGAACTATACCAAAAAATCAGAGGAAGTGAAGGATAA
- the ftsY gene encoding signal recognition particle-docking protein FtsY, whose amino-acid sequence MFEALKKKINKTIKKITEKISDKEKVEETIKETAKEETIEEPETVEKVKEEPEEGKGSNIFSFIREKTISEKDIEDILWDLEMSLLESDVAIDVAEKITDELKNQLVGKKVKRSTDIIEYTQEAFKNSIRDILTVNGKDMDSILQEKQNKKEPFIIMFVGINGTGKTTTIAKMAKYFLDRGLKPVIAASDTFRAGAIEQLTHHAEKLGVKIIKHEKGADPAAVAFDAVEHAKAKGKDVVLIDTAGRMQTNVNLMDEMAKIKRVVKPDFIIFVGDSLTGNDAVEQAIKFNESVGIDAIILTKADADAKGGAALSIGYVINKPIIFLGTGQGYDDLIEFKPEWMIHQLFT is encoded by the coding sequence TTGTTCGAAGCACTGAAGAAAAAAATCAACAAAACAATCAAAAAAATCACAGAAAAAATCTCAGATAAAGAAAAAGTAGAAGAAACCATCAAGGAAACAGCAAAAGAGGAAACCATAGAAGAACCTGAAACAGTAGAAAAAGTTAAAGAAGAACCCGAAGAAGGTAAAGGGTCCAATATCTTCTCTTTTATACGAGAAAAAACTATTTCTGAAAAGGACATCGAAGACATACTCTGGGACCTTGAAATGTCACTGCTTGAAAGCGATGTGGCAATAGACGTCGCCGAAAAAATAACAGACGAACTCAAAAACCAACTAGTAGGTAAAAAAGTTAAAAGAAGTACTGACATTATCGAATACACCCAAGAAGCCTTTAAAAATAGTATAAGAGACATACTAACCGTCAATGGTAAGGACATGGACAGCATCCTCCAAGAAAAACAAAATAAAAAAGAACCGTTCATAATAATGTTTGTTGGTATAAACGGCACAGGAAAAACAACAACCATAGCAAAAATGGCAAAATACTTCCTAGACAGAGGACTAAAACCTGTGATCGCGGCTTCAGACACATTCAGAGCAGGGGCAATAGAACAATTAACTCATCACGCGGAAAAACTTGGAGTGAAAATAATAAAACATGAAAAGGGTGCTGATCCAGCGGCAGTAGCATTCGATGCAGTGGAACATGCAAAGGCAAAGGGAAAAGATGTTGTTCTAATTGATACGGCTGGTCGGATGCAGACAAACGTCAACCTCATGGATGAAATGGCAAAAATAAAAAGGGTTGTGAAACCAGACTTTATAATCTTTGTAGGGGACTCACTCACAGGCAATGACGCAGTTGAACAGGCCATAAAATTTAATGAGAGTGTTGGAATCGACGCCATAATACTAACAAAGGCAGATGCGGATGCAAAGGGTGGTGCAGCCCTATCAATAGGCTATGTTATAAACAAGCCCATAATCTTCCTTGGAACAGGTCAAGGTTATGATGACCTCATAGAATTTAAACCTGAATGGATGATCCACCAACTATTCACATAA
- a CDS encoding phosphoribosyltransferase → MTKIIENRELRDKFFVFKNRKEAGEVLARMLKDYQDSDAIILGIPAGGVPVAAVIAKKLNLTLDVLIVSKITLPWNREAGYGAVAFNRTIKLNQKLIDSLGLTGREVEAGIKETLKKVERRVQIFRKGKPPLKLKNRTVIVVDDGLASGYTMLAAVEALRRAGAGKIIIAVPTANLDAIKRLEGKVDMVYSPNIRHVYPYAVADAYKNWYDVSEDEVKSILQKF, encoded by the coding sequence TTGACAAAAATAATCGAAAATAGAGAACTTAGAGACAAATTTTTTGTTTTCAAAAATCGTAAAGAAGCAGGGGAAGTCCTCGCTCGAATGTTAAAGGATTATCAGGATTCTGATGCTATCATACTTGGCATTCCAGCAGGTGGCGTCCCAGTGGCTGCTGTTATAGCAAAAAAACTTAATCTAACATTGGATGTTCTAATTGTAAGCAAGATAACATTACCATGGAACAGGGAAGCAGGATATGGTGCGGTGGCATTCAACAGGACAATAAAATTAAACCAAAAACTGATAGATTCCCTTGGATTAACTGGGAGGGAAGTGGAAGCCGGTATCAAAGAAACCTTGAAGAAGGTTGAAAGGAGAGTTCAGATTTTCAGAAAAGGCAAACCGCCCTTAAAGCTTAAAAATAGGACGGTGATAGTGGTTGATGATGGCTTGGCATCAGGATACACTATGCTCGCGGCTGTGGAGGCTCTTAGAAGGGCTGGTGCCGGTAAGATAATTATTGCAGTACCCACAGCCAACTTAGATGCCATCAAAAGATTAGAAGGGAAAGTAGACATGGTATATTCTCCAAACATAAGACATGTATACCCTTATGCGGTTGCAGACGCCTACAAAAATTGGTATGATGTATCA